GATGAAAGACAAACTCAAGATATTAGAAGAAAAAAAGGCTCAAGCCTTAGTGGGTGGCGGACAACAACGTATAGACGCCCAACACGCTAAAGGTAAGCTGACCGCCAGAGAGCGTATTCACTTTTTAATGGACGAAGGTTCTTTTGAAGAGGTGGGTATGTTGGTGATGCACCGTTCTACTAATTTCGGCTTAGACAAACAGCAGTTTTTAGGCGATGGAGTCGTTACGGGTTTCGGCACTATTGAGGGTCGCTTGGTGTACGTATATGCTCAAGACTTTACCGTTATGGGCGGTTCTTTGGCAGAAGCCCATGCCGAGAAGATTTGTAAAATTATGGATATGGCCATGAAAAATGGCGCACCTATTATTGGCTTGAACGATAGTGGCGGTGCACGTATTCAAGAGGGTGTAGTTTCTTTGGGTGGTTATGCCGACATCTTTTATCGCAATACACGAGCAAGTGGAGTCGTGCCACAGCTTTCGGCTATTATGGGGCCTTGTGCTGGTGGAGCAGTCTATTCGCCTGCCCTTACCGACTTTATTATGATGGTAGAAAACACCTCGTATATGTTTGTTACTGGACCTAATGTCGTTAAAACAGTTACCCACGAAGAAGTGACTGCCGAAGAACTGGGCGGTGCAGCTACCCACGCTTCTAAATCTGGAGTAGCACATTTTACTTATGCCAATGAGGTGGAACTGATAAATAACCTCAAAAAGTTGTTAAGCTATATTCCCCAAAATTGTGAGGAAGATGCGCCAAGGGTAGATTACAAAATGGGCCATGAAAGACGCGTCCAACTGAATGATATCATTCCAGAAAGTCCTAGTCAGCCCTACGATATCCATGCGGCTATAAACGGTATTATCGATGCCGATTCCTTTCACGAGGTACACCAAGACTATGCCGAAAACATCGTCTGTGGCTTCGCTCGATTGGCTGGTCGTTCCATAGGTATTGTGGCGAATCAACCGGCCTTTTTAGCTGGGGTATTGGACAATCACGCCTCTAACAAAGCCGCTCGATTTGTGCGCTTTTGCGATGCCTTTAATATTCCTTTGTTGGTGTTGGAAGATGTGCCCGGCTTCTTGCCTGGCACTGATCAAGAATGGAACGGTATAATCAATAACGGCGCAAAGTTGTTATATGCTTTTAGCGAAGCTACAGTGCCACGTATAACGGTCATTACCAGAAAAGCCTATGGTGGTGCCTACGATGTGATGAACTCTAAGCATATTGGCGCCGACCTCAATTACGCTTGGCCTACGGCAGAAATAGCAGTAATGGGAGCAAAGGGAGCAGCCGAGATTATTTTTAGAAAAGATATCAAAGAGGCTAAAGACCCTCAAGCCAAATGGCAAGAGAAAGAGGCTGAATATGCCGAGCTTTTTGCTCATCCATACAACGCTGCTGCTCGAGGTTATGTCGATGAGGTTATAGAGCCTGCCAAAACACGAGAAAAGCTTATAAAGGCTTTCAAGATGTTAGAAAATAAGGTAGATAACCTACCTAAAAAGAAACACGGAAATATTCCATTATAAAATGAATGTATTAGTATTAGGTTCTGGAGGCAGAGAACATGCCCTTAGCTGGAAAATTGCGCAAAGCAGTTTGTGCGAAAAATTATTTATTGCCCCGGGTAACGCCGGAACATCTGAAGTCGGTGAAAATGTAAACATCGGCGTAACGGATTTTACATCTATTAAAACCTTTGTCATAGAAAACGAAATTGATATGCTAGTCGTTGGACCTGAAGACCCCCTAGTTAAAGGTATTTACGATTTTTTCAAAAACGATATTGCGCTTAGTGAAGTTTGCGTTATTGGGCCGTCTAAGGAAGGAGCACAACTGGAAGGCAGCAAAGAATACTCTAAGCAGTTTATGCAACGTCACGATATACCTACTGCCGCCTACGATAGTTTTACCAAAGATAATTTGAATGATGGTTTTGATTTTTTAGAAACTCTTGAACCGCCTTATGTATTGAAAGCCGATGGCTTGGCGGCAGGTAAAGGGGTGTTGATTATCGACAACTTGTATGAAGCAAAAAAAGAACTCAAAGCCATGTTGGCAGACGCTAAGTTTGGCGACGCGAGTTCTAAAGTGGTTATCGAAGAATTTTTAGACGGTATCGAGCTATCTGTATTTGTGCTAACAGACGGCAAAAACTATAAGATATTGCCATCTGCCAAAGACTACAAACGCATTGGCGAGGGCGATACAGGACTGAATACGGGAGGTATGGGAGCTATTTCTCCAGTACCTTTTGCCGATAAGTTTTTTATAGAACGTGTAGAAGATAGAATCATTAAGCCCACCATCAAAGGACTACAAGATGAAGGCATAGAATACAAGGGATTTATCTTCATCGGTCTAATGAACGTTAATGGCGACCCTAAAGTGATAGAATATAATGTGCGTATGGGTGATCCTGAAACGGAAGTAGTAATACCTCGTATCAAATCGGATTTGCTTAATCTTTTTAAAGGGATTTCTAAAGGGACTTTTGGAGAACAAGATTTTTATGTGGATGAAGACGTGGCAACAACTGTTATGCTAGTGTCTGGTGGCTATCCTGAACATTATGAAAAAGGTAAATCTATTCAAGGATTAGAAGAGGTAGAAAATAGTTTAGTCTTTCATGCTGGCACACGCCAAGAGAATAATAAAGTAATGACTAATGGTGGTCGAGTAATGGCTATTACTTCTTTCGGAAGAACAATGGAAGATGCATTAATCAAGTCGTTCGATAATGCTGAAAAAGTGCAATTCGATGGCAAGTATTACCGTAAGGATATTGGTTTTGACTTAAAAGAAGAGAAGGTTTAGGCCTCTCCGTTTTTCTTAAAAGAAACCAATTTGCCTGTCCAATAAATGAATAGAGCCGAGATTACAAGGATTGATAAAATATTAGGAATATTACCAAGAGCTGGCATGATTGTCCAAATGCTTGAAAATATTTCGCCGAGACCGTTCCAAAAAGTTGACCACATAGTTTGAGAAGTATTATTTTTGCAAAATTAGAACATTCTTAAAAAAATGCTAATAAAAACACTAAAAACAAATCGTCCTTCCGCATATATTGCGTTTTTCGTTACGGCGGTGGTCTTTTTTGTGTTGGATTTGATTAGTGTCCGTGAGCCTTCATTGGGTTCAGACCATCCTCTTTTTTCTTCATTAGCCTCTTTTTTTCTGCAACACCCTATTTGGTCTTCAGTCTTACTTCTTGCAATAAGTTTACTTATGGCTATGGGTTGGAATAACGCCCTTAGTGAAAGAGGTGTTTTCAAAAATGTGACCATATTACCTGCTTTCTTTTTTGTGATATTAAGCTCTGCTTTCTCGTTTTCATCCTCTTGGATATGCCTTTTTATAATGCTTTTTGTCCTCAATAAATTGATGCTCTGTTTTCAACAAGATAGACCCTATGGCTTATTATTTGATAGTGGTTTTCTCATTGGCTTGGCCACACTGATTAATCCTATTTGTATTCTCTTTTTTGTTCTGCCATACGTTTCCACCGCTCTCTACACCACCATCAGTTGGCGTAACTTACTCATTCCTTTTATTGGTTTATTTTCCCCTTTCTTATTCGCTTGGGCTTATGGCTTTTATTTCGATGGCCTACCCGCGCTAAGCAACTACTATTTTTCTTTTTTAAAATGGACATTCCCTAGCTTTGAATATTCCCTAGCTTTAGCCTTATGGTCATTGCTATTATTACTTTTATTCTTCTTCGCTATAAGAGAACTTATTCAGTGGTTGTCGATGAAAAGCTTACGTTCTAGAAAAGCTTTTTTTCTTTTATTTGGGTATTCTATCTGTGCATTTATTGGTATTTTCTTTGTTCAAGACAGCTGGAATCACCTCTTATTTTTTGCTTTGCCTTTTAGCGTTCTGATAAGTAATTATTTCATTTTTATACATAAAAGGTGGTGGTACGAAAGTGTGTTTATCCTTATCTTAATAAGTACTGTATATTTACAACTAGCACCTCTTTTTAAGGCATAAATTTTTCTAAATTTGTATTCTCATATTTAATACCATTATAAATGAAATTTGGCGTAGTCGTATTCCCCGGTTCCAATTGTGATAAAGACATGATCTATGTTTTAGAAACGCTTTATAAACAAGAAGTAGTCAGCCTTTGGCACAAAGACACCGACCTTCAAAACTGTGATTTTATCATCTTGCCCGGCGGGTTTTCTTATGGCGATTATTTGCGATCGGGAGCTATTGCTCGTTTCTCTCCCATAATGGAAAAAGTCATAGAATTTGCCAACAAAGGCGGCTATGTGATGGGTGTATGTAACGGCTTCCAAATCCTTTGCGAATCGGGCTTATTGCCAGGCGCATTATTACACAACAACAGTCACAAATTCATTTGCAAAAATGTTTATTTATCCACTGTGAATAACACCACATGTATTACCGACAGCATCATTAGAGAAGAGCCACTTTGCATTCCTATTGCTCACGGCGAGGGACGTTATTTTGCCGATGCGGACACCTTGAAACAACTCAACGATAACGATCAAGTGTTATTCAGATATTGTGATTCCAATGGGAACATTACAGACGATAGCAACCCTAATGGTGCAGTAGAGAATATTGCAGGTATTTGCAACGCTGGCCGTAATGTATTTGGTATGATGCCCCACCCCGAACGAGCTTCTGATTTGGAGTTAGGTAACAACGATGGCGGCTATATCTTCCAAAGTATAATTTCAGTTCTTGAACTGGCCTAATCTACTTTTTGTAGAAATTCATTTCATCAATATATTGGCTTATCCTAGGTGGCAGAAAATAATTGACTGCCTTGCCCTCTTGTATGCATTTTCTGATAAACTGAGCAGAAATATCCATCATAGGCGCATGTGTAAGGTGTATCTTAGGATGACTTTCTAAGGCACTACTTTTAGCTTTAGGTCTAGGGTAAACAAAAACCTCATGATGCTCCAAAATGGATTGGTGGTTTTTCCACTTATGTAAACTACTTAGATTGTCTTGCCCCATGATAAGTGCAAAATCTTCATTTGGATAGGCTTCTCTCAAGTGAGTTAAAGTATCTACCGTATAAGAGGGTATGGGTAAAGAAAACTCAAAATTAGAGGCTTGTAGATTAGGATCATTTTCGGTAGCTATACGCACTAATACCAAACGGTGTTGTTGGTCGAGTAAGGTTTCTTTGGTTTTGAAAGGGTTTTGGGGCGATACCATAAACCATATTTTGTCAATTTCGGTATGCTCCAGCATATATTGGGCAATAGCCATATGCCCTATGTGTATAGGGTTGAATGAGCCGAAAAATAAACCTGTTTTCATCTTACAATACTAAAAAATCTTGGGCTAAAGTGAGTGCTTCTTGACAAGTGGTCTCTAAATTTTCATTAACCAACACTTGGTCGAAAGCTGTTTTATGGGTCATTTCTTCTTCTGCTTTGCCTATACGTTTTTGAAGATCTTCTTCACTTTCTGTCCCCCTGTTACGCAATCTTTTTTCCAAAACTTCTAAAGATGGTGGAGCGACAAATAACGCTAAAGCCTTATCGCCAAAATGCTGTTTTAAGGATATGCCACCTTGTACATCCACATCAAACACGACCGATTTTCCTTGCGACCAAATACTTT
The nucleotide sequence above comes from Flavobacteriales bacterium. Encoded proteins:
- a CDS encoding acyl-CoA carboxylase subunit beta — its product is MKDKLKILEEKKAQALVGGGQQRIDAQHAKGKLTARERIHFLMDEGSFEEVGMLVMHRSTNFGLDKQQFLGDGVVTGFGTIEGRLVYVYAQDFTVMGGSLAEAHAEKICKIMDMAMKNGAPIIGLNDSGGARIQEGVVSLGGYADIFYRNTRASGVVPQLSAIMGPCAGGAVYSPALTDFIMMVENTSYMFVTGPNVVKTVTHEEVTAEELGGAATHASKSGVAHFTYANEVELINNLKKLLSYIPQNCEEDAPRVDYKMGHERRVQLNDIIPESPSQPYDIHAAINGIIDADSFHEVHQDYAENIVCGFARLAGRSIGIVANQPAFLAGVLDNHASNKAARFVRFCDAFNIPLLVLEDVPGFLPGTDQEWNGIINNGAKLLYAFSEATVPRITVITRKAYGGAYDVMNSKHIGADLNYAWPTAEIAVMGAKGAAEIIFRKDIKEAKDPQAKWQEKEAEYAELFAHPYNAAARGYVDEVIEPAKTREKLIKAFKMLENKVDNLPKKKHGNIPL
- the purD gene encoding phosphoribosylamine--glycine ligase; translation: MNVLVLGSGGREHALSWKIAQSSLCEKLFIAPGNAGTSEVGENVNIGVTDFTSIKTFVIENEIDMLVVGPEDPLVKGIYDFFKNDIALSEVCVIGPSKEGAQLEGSKEYSKQFMQRHDIPTAAYDSFTKDNLNDGFDFLETLEPPYVLKADGLAAGKGVLIIDNLYEAKKELKAMLADAKFGDASSKVVIEEFLDGIELSVFVLTDGKNYKILPSAKDYKRIGEGDTGLNTGGMGAISPVPFADKFFIERVEDRIIKPTIKGLQDEGIEYKGFIFIGLMNVNGDPKVIEYNVRMGDPETEVVIPRIKSDLLNLFKGISKGTFGEQDFYVDEDVATTVMLVSGGYPEHYEKGKSIQGLEEVENSLVFHAGTRQENNKVMTNGGRVMAITSFGRTMEDALIKSFDNAEKVQFDGKYYRKDIGFDLKEEKV
- a CDS encoding DUF6427 family protein, with product MLIKTLKTNRPSAYIAFFVTAVVFFVLDLISVREPSLGSDHPLFSSLASFFLQHPIWSSVLLLAISLLMAMGWNNALSERGVFKNVTILPAFFFVILSSAFSFSSSWICLFIMLFVLNKLMLCFQQDRPYGLLFDSGFLIGLATLINPICILFFVLPYVSTALYTTISWRNLLIPFIGLFSPFLFAWAYGFYFDGLPALSNYYFSFLKWTFPSFEYSLALALWSLLLLLLFFFAIRELIQWLSMKSLRSRKAFFLLFGYSICAFIGIFFVQDSWNHLLFFALPFSVLISNYFIFIHKRWWYESVFILILISTVYLQLAPLFKA
- the purQ gene encoding phosphoribosylformylglycinamidine synthase subunit PurQ, which translates into the protein MKFGVVVFPGSNCDKDMIYVLETLYKQEVVSLWHKDTDLQNCDFIILPGGFSYGDYLRSGAIARFSPIMEKVIEFANKGGYVMGVCNGFQILCESGLLPGALLHNNSHKFICKNVYLSTVNNTTCITDSIIREEPLCIPIAHGEGRYFADADTLKQLNDNDQVLFRYCDSNGNITDDSNPNGAVENIAGICNAGRNVFGMMPHPERASDLELGNNDGGYIFQSIISVLELA
- the nadD gene encoding nicotinate (nicotinamide) nucleotide adenylyltransferase gives rise to the protein MKTGLFFGSFNPIHIGHMAIAQYMLEHTEIDKIWFMVSPQNPFKTKETLLDQQHRLVLVRIATENDPNLQASNFEFSLPIPSYTVDTLTHLREAYPNEDFALIMGQDNLSSLHKWKNHQSILEHHEVFVYPRPKAKSSALESHPKIHLTHAPMMDISAQFIRKCIQEGKAVNYFLPPRISQYIDEMNFYKK
- the gmk gene encoding guanylate kinase; its protein translation is MSSNKVLIFSAPSGAGKTTIVKHLLEQMPTELSFSISACSRKPRNNEIEGKDYYFLSVDEFKKNIAESKFLEWEEVYPHLFYGTLLEEVQSIWSQGKSVVFDVDVQGGISLKQHFGDKALALFVAPPSLEVLEKRLRNRGTESEEDLQKRIGKAEEEMTHKTAFDQVLVNENLETTCQEALTLAQDFLVL